The following is a genomic window from Colletotrichum lupini chromosome 5, complete sequence.
CGATTTTGATCAAAGCGACTTGTTATTGGATCTCCAGATCGCCCGCTGGATAGGGGGACAAAAGCCGACAGTCACGTTACCGGCGCAAAAAGTATACGTGGGATCTATtgtctctttttcccctaTAAACACTCTCTACTCTGGATATATGCTGAACGAAGGGACGGAGAAGGTAAGCTGTACCAGGAGATGAGAACACAGAGCAGACAGTTGAGAATAACTATATTTCCTAGACCGCAAGATGGTAGATCTAAACATCTAAATCGCCGATAGATTATAGAAAAGGGGAGAGGGGGGGGGAAGAGACAAATAAAGTCCTCTCATCTTTAAAACGGTGCAGTGCCATCGCCAAAGACGGAAGCTGAGGCTTACCTCCCCCGAACACACGACGACAAGGGGAGAGAATACGCAGACGAATATACGCCCTTCCCTCGCCTCGCCCTGCCTCATATCCAAATCTCCCCCCCTCCCACCTCAACCAAGCCCAATCGATCCCCCGTGGTCGAGCGGTATAACGCCCTGGTCCGTTAGTACAGAACTTGGTATGAAATCTCGCGAAGCTCTACAATTCCGGATTTCGTAAGGTGGCCCCGGTTCGATTTCCGGACTGGGCACCTGAGCTTTTGCCCTTTTTCTACCTTTTTTCTTGTTTGTACACatgtatatattttatacatACCCTTTTCACACCTTGTTTTTTCAACCTCCAGGCGGGAAGGAAGGTACGCCCGCCCGCCTATATGATAACCCTCGGCAACCACCTCAGTCTTTCGATAAGGTACGTACATGCCCCGGCTCCCCTTGTTTTGCGagatcccccccccccccccccccggtcGACGTGAAATGCTTATACAAAATACACTATCGAGAGGGTGCTCTCATACAATGATAGTAGCCGGGCTAACAAACATCTTCCTCACTGGGACAAAATGGTTCAAGGTTCCCCGTATCACACATATCTCGCACATACGTAATTATCATCATCCTACCGACAACATCCAAGGAGCCGCCGAGGCTTCTGCAGGAACATCAACACGGAACAGTCATTGAGGATGTATTTATTTGTGCAGCAGCGTCGTTTCCGCCCGAAAGGGGAACCGACCGACCGGCCTATGTAAGACTCAAACCCTTTCCTCTGCCGCATCAGCCAATGCAAGAATCCATCCCCCGCAAAATAAACCAGGACAAGTATAGTCTCTCCATTCCCACTCCAAGACGAAGCCTGACGCCAATGATATGATCGTAAGAAACAGAACCAAGAAAACCGCGCACAAGAGTGGAAGGGGGAGGCGCGTCTTCTAATAATTCACACATGGACAGCGAAGGAGGGAGGTGGTGGAGTACCATCTGTAGATTTGCCCCTGAAACAAGTCTAAGCAGCAAAGTAGCGTTGAGGCTGGCTTGTGATTACCGCCACCCTCTAAAAAGGCTGGGACTTTGGGATATCTTCGATGACGTCCTGTAAGGAAACAAAGGCGCCTGGTCCGCCATTTTCCCGCAGATCATCAAGCAGCACGCTTGTCTGGGCGTAGACCTTTTCGAGCGCAGCGCGAGAAGATTTGCCCAATGATACTGTAtgacgttaataactaatcaGCATACAACCGGTGCCACGGAAAAACTCACATAATATCGCAGAGTTGAGCTCCTCTGCCACCGCAAGTCGACCTTTCCTATCCAGCAGGTGTGCAACGTCCTTCTCCTTGAGCGGGTTGGCGTAGGCAAGGAGCGCGTAGATGTCCGCCAGGTGCTTCGTCACCTCTCGCCTAGGGTCGTTCTTGAACTCGGCGTGAAGCTCCTGACCGTAGAGCAGAGTTGCTATCTCGAGCTCGTTGATGTCGACAGTCGGTTCGTTGGAGTCCTCAGTGTCCATCTGATCCCAAGCGCCGTTCTCGTTGCCATTAGCATCGAGATCCATCGCGCCCAGATCACCGCCATGGCCGTTGCTCTTCTTGGACTCTGACGCAGCCCTCATCTCAGCCGCCGTTCGGACCATCTCGATGAACTTGCGACAGCGCAACCGGAAGTAAACCTGCTCGTTATCCTTGAGAACTTGGGGATAAAAGGCGTTGGTGTGCTTCAGCGCCCTATCGATGTCGCCTTCCAGCACAGCTCTCCTAATTCCTGTGTGTTGTCAGCATATAGACGACTTCCTCGCCAGAAACTTGACGTACTTTGCCGCTTGTTGGCATGCTCGTCGTCCTTAACATTGATTCCCTCAATGGGAGCATTCGGGTCGAGACTGAGTGCCTTCTTTTCCGCGTTAATTTCCTCCGCGAATGCCCTCGCAGTTTCCACATAACCGTCATGCTGCAAGAACTGAAGGACGAGCGCCTGTATCAGTTCTGTCTCGTTCATCGCTGGCGCTAAGCTTGCTGTACTTGTTTCCGAGATTTCCCTCCGGATAcgttctttttctttctgtGGTCCCAGAATCGTTAGTGATGTTTCCCTCAAGGCTAACGAGGATCCCGTGTATTGACATCGGAATCAGACACTGATGCTGTATATCCACAGTAAAGCACGGCTGACAAGTGCCAATAGCGCGTGTTACTGAAACTCGAGACAGAGAATAATCGGAGGCAGAACAGCATGGCAGTAATAAGACAACCAGAATGTAGAAACATGCGGGAGTAGAGGTGAGGGAAAGGACAAAACTGACCGTCATCATGCCCTCAATGTCGAAAACAAAGGGCGTTTGACCAAAGTTGACACGAATGTGCTCTCCTGACTTCTTGAGACCAACTGTTGGATAGAGGCTACTGCCCTTTCCAATTTCGCGGAAAGCGGTACCTAGAAAAATGAGTTTGTCATCAATAGGAGTGAGGGACTGGGCTGCAATCCAGACATACCCAACATGTGGCCGTTCTTTGTGAAGAAGGCACAGCCAGTGCGGAAGTTGACACCACAGCCGATCACATCAGGTGCAGTAAATGGAGGCCCATAGTTCTTGCCGCCATTCTGCCCAGCGTAACAGTGTCCATCGTCGCTGTGGTAGCCCCACGAGTCTGGCTCCCAGCCCGGGGGTCTTGAGAGGGCCACAGTCTTGGCCGAGAACCCGATGCCAATCGTCATGCTAACCAATCGTCAGAATACTCGTCACAGACCCCACACCAGAGGTCATAACCTACTCATCTCTTTTGCCTGACAAAACCTGGACTTCGAAATAATAGATACCGCACTGCGGAGGCATCGGGTTGTCCGCACGTATACTGAACGCCTCATGATCCCGCTCCGTCTGGCCCCGGGGCCCAATGTAGCGAACTTCGAGCCCATCTGAAAGAATATCGAGAGCACCGTACTTGTCGTCCCTGTTCCACCTCGTAGGTAGTGGGGTAAACGCCTCATCGTCCTCGAATGCTGCAGTCTTCTCGATGACGTCGTAATTCACTCCTCGGTGCGAAGCCGGCTTACTGTGAAGACTGACGCTGCTCGCGCTCGTCGTCAAGTTTCCACCGGGCTGTGCCTGGGCCGTCTGGGACTCCTTCTGCGCCTGTACCTTTGCAAAGTGCGCCTCCTCTAGCCGCTGTACGTATGTCGATCCAGTCAAATACGATGGCACGAAGAAACCGCCGTGTCCGCTTGCGCCGCCTGGCCCTCCGTTCTCGCCCGAAGGGTTCGCCATAAACATATCAAAGACCCTCGAAAAGGACGGCAGATTGTTGGCGCCCCGCGACAAGCGCGCAGACGTGCCATTCAGACTGGCGCCGTTCCTGTCTGCGTCCATATCGCCGCCCCTGCTCGAATCGTGGTAGGCCGAGGCCGGTTCGAAGGTGATGTCGTCGGAGTTGTTGAGGATCTGAGAGATGACCGAAGTTCGGCCGGGGTGGGAGAGGTAGGGCGGGTTATAGTTTGGTGGTGCTCCGGAAGCGACTGAAGCGTAGGAGAAGCGGCGCGGCAGAAGACCAGAGCTTCCCGTAGGTGTGTTTGATTCCGTGTAATGTGCAGAACCATGGAACGGGTTCGTCATGGTGAGGGGTCGAGGTTCGTGGAGGGGTCGACCAGCTCGCGCACCCGTGACGTCTCGTACGCAAAGAAGAGCTTCGCAATGCCCCCGAGAAGCCGCAGTCCGAGCTTCTTAGGATGAGGTGACCAGTGGCAGGCGTGTCTCTGTCTGAGTATCGAGTGATTGGGGTCTCGAATGGGTCTAGAAGGGTGGTCGGTCTGAGTGACGGGACTCGAGTCGGGGGTCCAAGGAGCAATCGAGTTCGGAATTGCGTGCTAAGACGGAGGTTCAGATCGGTCGAGAGGCACTACTATGATGTGGGTGTGGAGATGGTTTGCCGGGTAACGGTGAAGTGCCTTAGTCAAGGTTCATTCCGGTGTAGCAAAGGAAGTGAAAAACAGCCGCACGAGACGAGTCGttcggaggaggaggggctAAAATGCTCCGCTGGACAGCTCGATTATCATGATAACGCAGTGATGAGAGATCGGAAGATGGGGGTTGAGTGAGGTCAGGTCGGGGTGCTATCGCTGTGTGGAGTACGTGAGCGGCACACAGGTGACAGCGTGAGGTGAGGTACCGGCAAGGAGCGGGATTGCTGGCGAGGTACCTTACGTGAGTCGGGGAAGAACAGGGCCAGGCaaggttgttgttgttggtgGTGGACGGAACGTGTGGAGTGTGCAGGTGCGGTACGATGCGGTGCAGTGACGGAGGTGAGGTCCAGCGCGCGGACAAATGATAGGCGCCCCCGGGTTCAGACTGGAGAGTGGCCTGGTGTGCTGGAGGGTTTGGTATGGCTGAGGTGAGGTGCAGTGCAGTGCAGTGCAGGTCTGGGCTGGGCTGGGCTGAGCTGCTTAGTTGGGTTGGCTTGGCCATGTTCCGCCCGAGCGTGTCCCACCCGTCGTCCCGGTGCAAAAGCCCACGCCGCTACTACCTATGAAGGCATAGACAATCACGAGAGCAGGTCACTGTGAGAGGCTAACCCGCCAGTTGAGGCGCCAAACGGGGTAGCCAGTCGCAGCTTGGAGCAGAGCAGCCGCAGGATCCCCCCCTACTGCAGGCGAGACTTGTCAGGGATCATTGGCACGGTGCTATCGGAGACTAGCCTGGCCAGTTACTGTGTAGGCCGTATGTAGACTCCAGACTCGAGATATCCGTAGAATGCAAGACTCAAGAGTGTGCCCGTGGACTGTCGAGAGCAACCTAAGAGTGTGTTGCGCTTGTCTTGGAAGCGAAACACGCGGCTCCCCAGAAGGAAGCATCTCCGGATTGTGGTTCGCATTATGACGGGGCTGTTTCTGCAGGAACTGGGTCTCTGTTACAGTACCTAGGTGAATAGGTAGGCGGAAACGACCTGGCCATCATATTTGATACATTGATGAACAAAGAAGTCCTTGGGTACGGTCGCCGAGGCGGCGTTCGTTGCAAGCCTTCAAAGAATGGGAATGCAAGTAGAAACGTTGTCGTCATGCAGTCAAGGAAACACTGTGCTCCGCTGCCGGGGAACAGCGGCCAACGTGCCAGCCACAGCCTGCCAGGTGCCCAGGTGCCTGCCTTTCCATCCAGGTTGTCTGGACTCCGGCGCGAGTGCTCCAGCTCTCCACCTTACCTAAGCCAGATCCTCCACGCCCGATCCGACGCTTACATAATGTCACGTGGCCGGCACCAACCACCAACGTCCCTTTTCCTGGCCTCCTCCATCACAAAGAGGCAAACGAATCTTGATGGGGGAATCATGAAGGGAGGGACCagtgcttttttttttcccgcGCACTTTCTCCCGATGGTGGGTTCCCACATGTCTCGCTGAATCGCATCAGCAACCTAACGCCCATCCATCCGTGCCTACCTTCCCTCACCGACAGTCACACCCAGTATCTCCATCTCCATCATCACGGTTCTACGATGCACTTGGTCCAAAAGAGTAAAGAGTAGGTAAGACGCTGACCGCTGCGTCATGACCAAGGATTGCACCAATTATCATGGGCAGTGCATACATACTCTACCTCTTCGGTTTCCAGCCTCCACGGTGTCTTCATCTTTCCCAACCAAAGCTCCTCAGCTGAGAGAGCACTTTGCATCCATGCCTCATCTCCGGTCCAAGTGGGACTTTTCACATCCGAGGGTCTCGGCAGTGGGCACAACCTTACCAACTAATCCAGCCGGCTCCCTTTTACCGAGTCGAGCCACCTTCAATCACCGTGCATTGTGCACTCAAACTGAGTCGAACGCTTATGAACTGGTTGGAATGGCATCAATTCTATAGCCGATAGTCGTACCATGCATGCGCCAACTTGATAGTATACACTCTGTGCCTGCCCAGGCAAACGCCGTAATCCCCATGGCAGCTACCGCGCTGAACCATGATATTGTGTTTCCGTAACGCCGGCGAGCTAATGCTCCGTGATGACTCCCATCCAGAAACTGCATCGACCATTCAATCCTTGGTCAGATGTTGCAATCATTTTCCCTCTTGATCCTTAAAACTCCCAAGCTGTTTGGAACATGTGTCGAGGGCCCTCCTCGACGTTCCAACGAGCCCAAACACACAAGAAATATCGCAAGCAAGGACGCAGCTACTACGCGGCAGAGATGGCCATTGGGGCCGGAGAGCTAGCAGGAACGCTGCCGGGCGCGCTCCGCATCTCGACGTCGGCGCCGCTGTTGACGGCACTATTGGCGTCGCTTTTAATCTGATCATTCTCCTTGTTCTCCTTGGTGCTGCTGTCGGCTGAGGCGGCGGCAGAGTCCTCGGTGGTGGGCTCGGGCACGAACTTGGGCGGCGCGGTCCATCGAGGAACCTCCCAGACGATACCTGTGAAGCTCTTGAGGACGAAACCGCCCCTCGCCCATTTGCGGCAGGGTTTGCCGCTTCGGTCGAGAGCTCGAAGGCCGGCGTTGATGGCACCTTGGTTGGCCTTGGGACCCAGCTTATGTCCAGCAGCGCCACCACGGGCATTCGGGTCGATGGTTCCATCCTCACTACATGATTTCATTAGCAAGGAGTCAACGTAGGCAGCAGGCAAAATGGGTATACACACAGTCtcgccttcttcttgggGCCAGGCTTGCCGCGGACCTTGGGCTGTCCATCAGGGCCGAGGCCATTggcagcaccagcaccacGCTTGGTACCCTTCTTCTTGACTCCCTCAGTAGGAGGACCCATGGATGTAGGTGCTGGAGTTCCATCGCCAGCGGGCGTGCCGGGATTTGAGTCGGACGCCGTCTCGCCATTTGCGATGGCAGGAGCTGCCAAGGTGGCCGATGTGGCGGGAGAATCTTGCGCTTCTTGAGTCTCCTTGTTTCCATTCGTCTCCTCAACATCCATCTTGACGGGCGAGTCTTCCTTTACATAATCGGGATCAAGGGTCCGCTTCAATTTATCGGCGTCGACAGTCAGGGTGATAACGAGGCCGCCCTTGCCTCCATTGGACTTGCGTCGACTGACGGATGCGGTAGGTGCCATTTCGAGATGGATTTGGGCGTGTTGTGTGATGATGTATTGGGTGGTGAGGGCGAGGTTTGGTCCAGGGCGGAAAGGATGGATGAAGAGTTGGAAGATTGGCGGCGCGGCGTCAGGAAGCTTAGTAGGTAGTAATGGCTTTGTCGGAGATAGCTGCTTTGATGGATGGGGTGGCGGACGGGCCGGGGATCCAATGGGCCACGAGTTGTGATCTGGTGGGTAAAGGACTGGGCAAGGTTTTGGGCGGTGGTGCGTGTTGGGTTGGTTTTGGTGGTGAGCTGGAGCGGTGCGGGTTCAGGTTCTCCTGGGTGCGGTGCGGTGCGATCTGTCTCTCTCGTGGGTGGCAGATTATTTCGCGTCGGCGACTCGCACAGTCGACGGCGATGCGAGGCAAGGCGGTGATGGCGATGGGGGTTTGGCGATGGATGGAACGGGAGGGTGGAAGGGTTGATGAGAAGGGGGACAGAGagaatttttattttatggGGGAATCCATCTGGTAAGTTTGGCGTCTCATTTTCGAGAGAGCGCCAGAGCAGGCGGCGTGACAATAAACGGTTCTCATGCTGCCTGGGTTGGGTGCGCGGTGGTGCTGGGTGCGTGGTGCGTGGTGCTGGGCTCCCGTTTCTCTCTCACCCGCGCTCAAGAATTGACCTCCAGCTTTCGCTTCCTCTCGCGCACCTGCCACCAGCGCCGCAGTTGTGGGTAAGCGAAAGGAAGACCCGACCAGTAATCTGGGGGGGCCGTGACCGGAAAGGGATGCACGGGTGGATTTTTCTCCCCCTTCCAGAAGTACAAAGGTACATACCATACATCGGGGCACGCAGGATGTAtacatccatccatccaagATCTCACCCAAGGTGAGGTCCCTCAGAATCCAAGGGAAGCCGCAAAGTAAAGTTTCGTTCGTCCTCGCCATCCAAGCATCTTGGGCCGTTGTGACCTAATCATGGTTCATGGTCCAAGTACCTAGTTACCATTTTACGTGTAGCTGTCTGGGACTGTGGGCATCCTACCTACGTTAAGGTACCTTGAGGAGTACGGAATACCTATCCAAGCACAAACTTGAAGTGAACACTCATGGAAGGGTAACAAGGCAAGATACGTACCCCGGCACCCTCCGTCCGTCGGCCGGGGGCCATCCACGCACCGCGCTCCCTCACGTCAATCAATCCCGACACCAGGGCCACCAAAAACGTGGACTTTCCGTGCTTGCTCTGGCTTACCTAGTAGGTGGTTTGACGATGCGTGTGGAAGGCATGCCGGGCTATCTGTCTTGCTGCATTTTGCACCAATTTCTTTGATTGTGCCCTTCCAAGTGCCCCTTTCCCCCATTTCGCCATCTGACCTCCCGTCACCTCAGGCTTCAGAAGGACGTTCGGGATGAGAATGGAAGCTCACCTCAGTAATATCCACTCCAGACACACACATGGCACACGCACACACCCACCAcaccttccttccttccccCTCTTCCCCCCTTATTGCCTTCATCTCTTCTCGTCACGACCGTCCGTAATGATTCCCGTCCTTTCCCCGGCCCAGTCCTTGACTTTTCCTCACGTTCTGCGCATCTCCGTGCCTCAGGCGGACGTCCATCATCTATCCACATCCTCCCAACCATTCATCCCGACTCCTTCAATTGCCAGGCCAAAGGCGAAACACTTGACTTTCACACCTCGCGACAAGGTCCAGCAGTCTATTACCCATTTAGGCAACGCTTGACTCGAAGATTGACGATAGAACGCTACCTTTGCATCTCTCCACACAATACGTTCCCAGTAATTCACCAGCTGATGATCCATGACCCTTTCAGACTTTATGTACTATCGCAGATTATTTCCCTCAGCCTTCAGCTCCATGACACAATCAGCCCGCCTTGGTCGCTGGGCATTCGGCACATTATCTCATCCCGCTCATGAGCGATAGATGCATCCTGCACCACGCTTCCAGCACATTTCATCTTCCGACCTTTCCCACGCGGTACTATTATTTCCAGACCAATTGAGAAGGCTGCCAAAGACTGCGATTGCGAATTTGTGCGAAAACACCATGCAAAAATAATCACTGCGGGATCTACGGGTTGTCCGTACTGGCGGTGGCACGAATGGGTCGGCGAGCGAGGATCAAGGCGATAGAAATTCAAGTCTCAAACTAACAAATCCTCATCAGATCCGATGGGCCCAGGTCTGCGCTTGGCTGGCGCACTACGTACGATACTTGTCCAGGTCGGCCCAGAACTCTGAATTGGTGATGGCGACCTGCAGGCTTCCGGCCGAGCCTGGAATCCCCTTGGATCCCTCGTTGGGGCTTGAACCTTAGTCACCCTGGCATCTCTCTTGTCATCATTTCGCCTTCCAGAAGCAATCCGTGTCCGCCGCATCAGAAGACCATGGACGCTGATGGACAGTTTTGAGCAAACGAGGTGGCGAGCTGCGTATTCTACTTTATCAACACCAGTAGTCATGATAGGATGTGCCTGATGCCATTGCACTGCATGCGCTGTGAGGAAAGGTCCAGCAGAACGACTGCCAGGCCGATCCGAGATGGGCACCTTGCGACCGCCGACTGCCTGCACCACAACCAAATTGGATCCTCTACGGGCTTTGATAAGAAGGGTTGATTGCTGGAGGCTCCTCCCAAC
Proteins encoded in this region:
- a CDS encoding SPRY domain-containing protein, translating into MTNPFHGSAHYTESNTPTGSSGLLPRRFSYASVASGAPPNYNPPYLSHPGRTSVISQILNNSDDITFEPASAYHDSSRGGDMDADRNGASLNGTSARLSRGANNLPSFSRVFDMFMANPSGENGGPGGASGHGGFFVPSYLTGSTYVQRLEEAHFAKVQAQKESQTAQAQPGGNLTTSASSVSLHSKPASHRGVNYDVIEKTAAFEDDEAFTPLPTRWNRDDKYGALDILSDGLEVRYIGPRGQTERDHEAFSIRADNPMPPQCGIYYFEVQVLSGKRDDMTIGIGFSAKTVALSRPPGWEPDSWGYHSDDGHCYAGQNGGKNYGPPFTAPDVIGCGVNFRTGCAFFTKNGHMLGTAFREIGKGSSLYPTVGLKKSGEHIRVNFGQTPFVFDIEGMMTKEKERIRREISETSTASLAPAMNETELIQALVLQFLQHDGYVETARAFAEEINAEKKALSLDPNAPIEGINVKDDEHANKRQRIRRAVLEGDIDRALKHTNAFYPQVLKDNEQVYFRLRCRKFIEMVRTAAEMRAASESKKSNGHGGDLGAMDLDANGNENGAWDQMDTEDSNEPTVDINELEIATLLYGQELHAEFKNDPRREVTKHLADIYALLAYANPLKEKDVAHLLDRKGRLAVAEELNSAILLSLGKSSRAALEKVYAQTSVLLDDLRENGGPGAFVSLQDVIEDIPKSQPF